A single window of Bacteroidota bacterium DNA harbors:
- a CDS encoding dicarboxylate/amino acid:cation symporter, producing the protein MSFFSKLWNLKLHHKILLGLLLGAIFGATLNVSIYELEIIHKEKEKEKSTIVNNWEKIEFADVHLRVVLQTFGKEDQLKLLNNFQILDKSAKANLLILVTFKTTDQNGAVITTRKHFENIKKIEKVKTIPLYIKPVGTIFIRLLMFIAIPLVLASLIVGASSLGNIRTVGKIGAKMISIYFVLIAIAITIGLTLANVIRPGDRLSEDAREKLLVEFAPNIQAKIQESVELNVINTIISIVPTNPISALANAEMLQIVFFALIVGITLTAIRKEKSEPIIRFFDGFSDMMIKMVDFVMKIAPFGVFALIAATVSEFGFDILQTLFWYAATLIIGLLVHQFIVLGSMVKIFAGINPIKFFKGIREVMLIAFTSSSSAATLPVNMEKCEQNLGVPKKITSFVLPLGATINMDGTSMYQAVAAVFIAQVYGIELHITEQLIILLTALLASIGTAPVPGVGIIMLIIVLRSVNIPEEGIALILGVDRFLDMCRTVVNVSGDAAVATIIAKSEGVLKK; encoded by the coding sequence ATGTCTTTTTTCTCGAAGTTGTGGAATCTTAAATTACACCATAAAATTTTACTTGGGCTGCTGCTTGGTGCCATCTTTGGTGCAACCTTGAACGTCAGCATATATGAACTTGAGATTATTCACAAGGAGAAAGAGAAAGAAAAATCAACAATTGTTAATAATTGGGAAAAAATCGAATTCGCCGACGTGCATTTGCGTGTGGTGTTACAAACTTTTGGGAAGGAAGACCAGTTAAAACTTCTGAACAACTTCCAGATTCTAGATAAATCCGCTAAAGCAAATTTACTTATTCTTGTTACGTTCAAAACTACGGATCAAAACGGAGCAGTTATTACGACTCGGAAGCATTTCGAGAACATAAAGAAGATTGAAAAAGTAAAAACAATCCCTCTATATATAAAGCCGGTCGGTACAATCTTTATTCGGCTGTTGATGTTTATTGCTATACCTTTGGTGCTTGCATCTTTAATTGTGGGTGCATCGAGTTTGGGAAACATTAGGACCGTTGGGAAAATCGGTGCGAAAATGATCTCGATTTATTTTGTTCTCATTGCAATTGCGATAACGATTGGATTGACACTTGCAAATGTTATCAGACCCGGCGATAGACTCTCGGAAGATGCACGCGAAAAACTGTTAGTCGAATTTGCCCCCAACATTCAAGCCAAGATTCAGGAATCGGTAGAACTTAATGTAATCAACACAATAATTAGTATTGTTCCCACAAATCCGATTTCGGCTTTAGCAAATGCCGAGATGCTGCAGATTGTCTTCTTTGCTTTGATTGTTGGAATCACACTCACAGCAATCCGAAAAGAAAAATCGGAACCTATAATAAGATTCTTTGACGGTTTCAGCGATATGATGATTAAGATGGTTGATTTCGTAATGAAAATTGCACCTTTCGGAGTTTTTGCTCTTATAGCAGCAACGGTCAGCGAATTCGGTTTCGATATTTTGCAAACACTTTTCTGGTATGCAGCAACTCTCATCATCGGATTGTTGGTTCATCAATTTATTGTTTTGGGTTCAATGGTGAAGATTTTTGCGGGCATCAATCCGATAAAATTTTTCAAAGGCATTCGTGAAGTAATGTTGATTGCATTTACATCCAGTTCGAGTGCAGCAACACTTCCGGTAAATATGGAAAAGTGCGAACAAAATTTAGGCGTTCCGAAAAAAATTACAAGTTTTGTTTTACCGTTAGGTGCAACTATAAATATGGATGGAACATCAATGTATCAGGCTGTTGCGGCAGTGTTCATAGCTCAGGTTTATGGTATCGAATTGCACATAACAGAACAATTAATTATTTTACTTACAGCATTACTTGCATCAATCGGTACGGCTCCGGTTCCGGGTGTAGGAATTATTATGCTGATAATTGTTTTGAGATCGGTGAATATTCCGGAAGAAGGAATTGCATTGATACTTGGAGTAGATAGATTTTTAGATATGTGTCGGACGGTAGTAAATGTTTCGGGCGATGCGGCAGTAGCAACGATAATTGCAAAATCTGAAGGTGTGCTTAAAAAATAG
- the kdsA gene encoding 3-deoxy-8-phosphooctulonate synthase — protein sequence MIKLRNIKIGNGNPLVLIAGPCVVENRNMIFKTAERIQKLTDKYGIPFIFKSSYKKANRTSGNSFSTIGMNEALKILSDVKEKFGVPILTDVHTENEVNEAAEVADILQIPAFLCRQTELLQTAGKTGKIINIKKGQFIAPEDMAHQAKKVEEVGNKKIMLTERGSTFGYNNLVVDMRSLQIMRKLGYPVVLDATHSVQLPGAGKGETSGRPEFIFPIARAGVAVGIDALFIETHPDPKKALSDAASQLKLDLLEELLKQVIEIDKLVKNKLKLG from the coding sequence ATGATAAAACTTAGAAATATAAAAATTGGAAATGGCAACCCGCTTGTATTAATAGCGGGTCCTTGCGTTGTTGAAAACAGAAATATGATTTTCAAAACCGCAGAACGGATTCAAAAGCTCACCGATAAATATGGTATCCCGTTTATTTTCAAATCCTCGTACAAGAAAGCAAACCGCACAAGCGGTAATTCTTTTTCTACAATTGGGATGAATGAGGCGCTGAAAATTTTATCCGACGTTAAAGAAAAATTCGGCGTTCCTATTCTCACCGATGTTCATACTGAAAACGAAGTGAACGAAGCAGCCGAAGTTGCTGATATTTTGCAAATTCCTGCTTTTCTGTGCAGGCAAACTGAGCTGCTTCAAACTGCCGGTAAAACAGGAAAAATCATTAATATCAAAAAAGGACAGTTCATCGCACCTGAAGATATGGCGCATCAGGCAAAAAAAGTTGAAGAAGTTGGCAACAAAAAAATAATGTTAACCGAACGCGGCTCGACTTTTGGCTACAATAATTTGGTGGTCGATATGCGTTCGCTCCAAATTATGAGAAAGTTAGGCTACCCTGTTGTTTTAGATGCAACTCATTCGGTTCAATTGCCGGGTGCAGGTAAAGGCGAAACATCGGGCCGCCCCGAATTTATTTTCCCGATTGCCCGTGCTGGTGTTGCTGTGGGTATCGATGCTTTGTTCATCGAAACTCATCCTGACCCTAAAAAAGCGCTTAGCGATGCAGCAAGTCAACTCAAACTCGATTTACTTGAAGAACTTTTAAAGCAAGTAATCGAGATTGATAAATTAGTTAAAAACAAATTGAAACTCGGATAG
- a CDS encoding HAD-IIIA family hydrolase, translating to MNKTTLNKKLKNIKLILFDVDGVLTDGKIILDSDGKEYKNFHAHDGFGIVKAKQAGIKIGLISGRTSDIVDKRAFKLGIDIVLQGIDDKLEAFQNLKKENNFSEKETAYIGDDEFDIPLLKAVAFSAAPANAINAVKKSVDYVTKTDGGNGAAREIIDMILNVKNSKKKNDNKSDN from the coding sequence ATGAATAAAACAACTCTTAACAAAAAGCTAAAAAATATTAAACTGATTCTATTCGACGTAGATGGAGTATTAACCGACGGGAAAATAATTTTAGATTCCGACGGGAAAGAATACAAAAATTTTCATGCACACGATGGGTTCGGAATTGTAAAGGCAAAACAAGCCGGTATAAAAATTGGTTTAATCAGCGGCAGGACTTCTGATATCGTGGATAAGCGTGCTTTCAAATTAGGTATAGATATCGTCCTACAGGGGATTGACGATAAATTAGAAGCATTTCAAAATCTGAAAAAAGAGAATAATTTTTCGGAAAAAGAAACCGCCTACATTGGCGATGATGAGTTCGATATTCCGCTTCTAAAAGCTGTCGCTTTCAGCGCAGCACCGGCAAATGCCATTAACGCTGTAAAAAAATCGGTGGACTATGTAACTAAAACCGACGGAGGGAACGGCGCCGCCCGCGAAATCATAGATATGATTTTAAATGTAAAAAATTCTAAAAAAAAAAATGACAACAAATCAGATAATTGA
- a CDS encoding KpsF/GutQ family sugar-phosphate isomerase — MTTNQIIEKAKNVIRIEAEAVLKLESRIDNNFIQAVETIYNSKGRIIVTGMGKSGIIARKIVATMNSTGTPAIFLHPSDAVHGDLGIVRKDDVVVCISKSGNTNEIQQLIPMFKRIGVSIISLLGNMDSKLAELSDVVLDTSVKEEACPFDLAPTASTTATLAFGDALAIALLEKRNFTLEEFALYHPGGILGKNLILKVEEIMISGNGVPNVKYNCSIRDVILEITSKRLGATCVVDDTGVLVGIITDGDLRRMLSRTTEFVNLAAETIMTKNPKTIKQNTLAAVALNEMESYNITQLIVIDSEKKPIGMLHLHDLVKTGLRPEADE, encoded by the coding sequence ATGACAACAAATCAGATAATTGAAAAAGCAAAAAATGTTATCCGCATCGAAGCCGAAGCGGTTTTAAAATTAGAATCGCGCATCGATAATAATTTTATTCAGGCGGTTGAAACTATTTACAACTCGAAGGGACGAATAATTGTAACGGGTATGGGTAAATCGGGTATCATCGCCCGGAAAATTGTTGCCACTATGAATTCAACGGGAACGCCTGCAATTTTTTTACATCCCTCCGATGCTGTTCACGGTGATTTGGGGATTGTGCGTAAAGATGATGTAGTAGTTTGCATTTCAAAAAGCGGCAATACAAACGAAATCCAACAACTTATACCGATGTTCAAACGTATCGGGGTTTCTATTATTTCGCTTCTTGGAAACATGGATTCTAAGTTAGCCGAGTTATCCGATGTTGTTCTTGATACAAGTGTAAAAGAGGAAGCTTGCCCTTTCGACCTTGCACCTACAGCTTCAACGACAGCAACCCTTGCATTCGGCGATGCACTTGCGATAGCCCTACTCGAAAAGCGAAACTTCACACTCGAAGAATTTGCCCTCTACCATCCAGGTGGTATTCTCGGAAAAAATCTGATTCTCAAAGTCGAAGAAATTATGATTTCGGGTAACGGTGTGCCGAATGTCAAATATAATTGTTCAATAAGAGATGTAATATTGGAAATTACATCTAAACGGTTAGGCGCAACTTGTGTGGTTGACGACACTGGTGTTTTAGTCGGAATAATAACCGACGGCGACTTGCGGCGTATGCTTTCTCGCACAACCGAATTTGTGAATCTGGCAGCTGAAACTATAATGACCAAAAATCCCAAAACTATAAAACAAAATACTTTAGCAGCGGTTGCACTCAATGAAATGGAATCGTATAACATAACGCAGCTGATTGTAATTGATTCTGAAAAGAAACCAATCGGTATGCTACACTTGCACGACCTTGTAAAAACCGGATTAAGACCTGAGGCGGATGAGTGA
- the lptC gene encoding LPS export ABC transporter periplasmic protein LptC: protein MKFFFKILLATVLCSLIFSGCEEKIKPSVTSTKLSGNPPSQESWNSRINFTQSGKLVAIVTAGHLTVYDDRKQTHLDEKIKVDFYDEAGKQTTELTAEQGIVNDLTRDLEAIGNVIVISDEGTTLRTEQLSWTNSTQKIHTDAYVEIDSPKEKIRGHGLESDQHLKNYKILKVTGQSAKIE from the coding sequence GTGAAATTTTTTTTCAAAATATTACTCGCTACCGTTTTGTGTTCATTGATCTTTTCGGGTTGTGAAGAAAAAATTAAACCTTCGGTTACAAGCACGAAATTAAGCGGTAACCCTCCTTCACAAGAAAGCTGGAACTCGCGCATTAATTTTACTCAATCAGGGAAATTAGTTGCAATTGTAACTGCCGGGCATTTAACAGTTTACGACGATAGAAAACAAACACATTTAGATGAAAAAATTAAAGTCGATTTCTACGATGAAGCAGGAAAACAAACTACCGAACTCACTGCTGAACAGGGAATTGTAAACGATCTAACACGCGACCTGGAAGCAATCGGTAACGTAATAGTTATTTCTGATGAGGGAACTACTTTAAGAACCGAGCAATTATCGTGGACGAATTCAACACAAAAAATACATACCGATGCTTATGTTGAGATCGATTCCCCTAAAGAAAAAATTCGAGGACACGGTTTAGAATCCGACCAACATCTGAAGAATTACAAAATATTGAAAGTTACAGGACAATCTGCTAAAATCGAGTGA
- a CDS encoding OstA-like protein, with translation MKNFSLKYIPFVLCFISTNLFSQQDDKIIILNHADSLVGREINGESIRELIGNVQFSQGNVVVNCDKAVQYFKTNEVVLTGNVRVQDDTLVLNGKRGIYNSNDKTAEAFEGVYLEEGTRKLNADYGKYFIRERRVLFRNNVIVQDTGSTLLCNELFYFRDEKRTIARKNVIISDINNDVKTYSNYFENLGDYSFLLDQPRIVQIDTTDEGTLDTLTIVSNEMYSYQDSLSRFIAIGKVIMRRGDVSAECGNSVYYSDADSIILRDKPFVWYEKTQVSGDSIFIKLTERKLEKIIVRGNAFAISLSDTNLQNRFDQMSGETITMIFFEGKIYNILVDVTATSLYYLYETETSVADTTVTVQKPNGINITSGDQITILFEDKKVEAIKILSGVEGKYYPENLVQDKESEYNLAGFNWRESKPAIPQNPFLQNKSTLGLDK, from the coding sequence ATGAAAAATTTTTCTCTTAAATACATTCCGTTTGTTTTGTGTTTCATCTCTACAAATTTATTTTCTCAACAGGACGATAAAATAATCATACTTAATCACGCCGATAGTTTAGTCGGGAGAGAAATCAATGGTGAAAGTATTCGTGAGCTTATCGGTAATGTTCAGTTTTCGCAAGGGAATGTTGTTGTCAATTGCGACAAAGCTGTGCAATATTTTAAAACAAACGAAGTTGTGTTAACCGGAAATGTGCGGGTTCAGGACGATACATTGGTACTAAATGGTAAACGGGGAATTTACAACAGCAACGATAAAACTGCCGAGGCTTTTGAGGGAGTTTATTTAGAAGAAGGAACACGAAAACTGAATGCTGATTATGGGAAATATTTCATCAGAGAACGTAGAGTGCTTTTCCGTAACAACGTTATTGTGCAAGATACCGGCTCAACTCTGTTGTGCAACGAATTATTTTATTTCAGAGACGAAAAACGGACGATAGCAAGAAAGAATGTGATTATTTCAGATATTAATAACGATGTGAAAACTTACAGCAATTACTTTGAAAATTTGGGCGATTACAGTTTTCTTTTGGATCAACCGCGGATAGTTCAAATTGATACAACCGATGAAGGTACTTTGGATACACTCACAATCGTCAGCAACGAAATGTATTCGTATCAGGATAGTCTCTCTCGTTTTATTGCTATCGGAAAAGTAATTATGAGACGGGGTGATGTGTCGGCTGAGTGCGGAAACTCTGTTTATTATTCGGATGCCGATAGTATTATTCTGCGTGATAAACCTTTTGTTTGGTACGAGAAAACGCAGGTGAGTGGCGATTCGATTTTCATAAAACTCACTGAACGCAAACTCGAAAAAATTATTGTTCGTGGAAATGCTTTCGCAATTTCTTTAAGTGATACAAACTTACAGAATCGTTTCGATCAAATGAGCGGCGAAACAATTACGATGATTTTTTTTGAAGGGAAAATTTATAACATACTTGTGGATGTAACTGCCACAAGCCTGTATTATCTTTACGAAACTGAAACTTCGGTTGCCGACACTACAGTAACAGTTCAAAAACCGAATGGAATAAATATAACTTCAGGCGATCAGATCACGATACTTTTTGAAGATAAAAAAGTTGAAGCTATAAAAATTTTAAGCGGAGTTGAGGGGAAATACTACCCCGAAAATTTAGTACAAGACAAAGAGAGCGAATATAATTTAGCGGGTTTCAATTGGCGTGAAAGTAAACCGGCAATTCCACAAAATCCATTCTTACAAAATAAATCAACACTCGGATTAGATAAATGA
- the lptB gene encoding LPS export ABC transporter ATP-binding protein — protein sequence MNNQILFSEGLYKKYKKRFVVKNVNIEVKQGEVVGLLGPNGAGKTTTFYMIVGMIKPNDGKVFLNNTEITKFAMYKRARLGIGYLPQEASVFRKLSVYDNIMAVLQMMKLAQREREEWCNRLLEDFGISHIAKSKGYMLSGGERRRVEIARTLATNPKFILLDEPFAGIDPIAVEEIMKIVHDLKNRDIGVLVTDHNVHETLSITDRSYLMFEGEILKSGTAEYLANDEEAKRLYLGEKFKLDRY from the coding sequence ATGAACAATCAAATTCTTTTCTCAGAAGGTTTGTATAAAAAATACAAAAAGCGGTTCGTCGTAAAAAACGTAAATATCGAAGTTAAACAAGGGGAAGTTGTCGGTTTACTCGGTCCTAACGGCGCCGGCAAAACCACGACTTTTTATATGATCGTCGGAATGATTAAACCGAACGATGGTAAAGTTTTTTTAAACAACACTGAAATTACAAAATTTGCAATGTATAAACGCGCACGGCTCGGTATAGGTTACCTGCCGCAGGAAGCTTCTGTGTTCCGCAAACTCTCGGTTTATGATAATATTATGGCAGTTCTACAGATGATGAAATTAGCACAGCGTGAACGCGAGGAATGGTGCAATAGACTGTTGGAAGATTTTGGTATTTCTCACATCGCAAAAAGCAAAGGATATATGTTGTCGGGGGGAGAAAGAAGACGAGTCGAAATTGCACGCACATTAGCCACGAACCCGAAATTTATTTTACTCGACGAGCCATTCGCAGGTATCGACCCGATAGCAGTTGAAGAGATAATGAAAATTGTACACGATTTAAAAAACAGAGACATCGGAGTTTTAGTAACCGACCACAACGTGCACGAAACACTTTCGATAACAGATAGATCGTATTTAATGTTTGAAGGCGAAATTCTGAAATCAGGAACGGCTGAATATTTAGCAAACGATGAAGAGGCAAAACGATTGTATTTAGGTGAAAAGTTTAAGTTGGATAGGTATTGA